GTTCTGCGGACGTCGTGTACGTGGCCGATGATTTCAAGAACAATCGATTCGTGATCGGCGGTAAACCGGGTATGAAGGTTTATTGGAGCGTGACCGCGGACCGTAAGGACCCGTCAGCAGAGATCATAAGGATCATAATGCCCGTGGAACAACCCAAGACCGGAGGACTGGCGAACCGGTCGCTCGACGACGAATTCCTGGTCACGACCATGGCTCAGCTCGAGCACATGGGTAGATCATCGGGTTTTACGTTCCGGCACCTGTCGGAAAAAAACCGGTATGAAGAAATGAAAAAAATGACCAAGTAATGATCTCCGACATCTCTATGGGATAAACCGGCTGTTTCCGATTCTTGACAGACCACTATTTCTGTATATAATATAAATCATGGATAACATCAAAAAAGACAAGCATTTCATTGCAAAGATCGAAACGATCAGCAACCAAAAGATCAATGATTGTTATCAGTGTGGACGTTGCACAGCCGGTTGTCCATTTGCCGAATTCATGGACGAACCCCCGAACCGCGTGATCCGCATGATTCAGCTCGGTATGAAGCAGGATGTAATGAACACGCAGGGCCCATGGTTTTGTGCCGCGTGCCTGGTGTGCCAGGCACGGTGCCCGCGAGGTGTCGATATCCCGCGGCTTATGGAGGCGGTACGCACCGTGCACTTGCGCGCCAAAGAACAGATACTCGACATCGACAAGATCGACAAAGAACTGCTAAAAGACGCTCACCCGATCGTCCTGATGAGCGCCATGTACAAATTTTCGTATTGAGCTTTACGCATTTTGACCGTTCAATAAAATAAACAAGAGAAACCATGAAAATACCTTATTATCCGGGTTGTGACCTTTATACGAAAGCAAAGCCTTTGAACACGTCGATCAAGGCGTCGTTCAAAGCGCTCGACGTTGAATTACAGGAGCTTGCGCATTGGTATTGCTGCGGGACGACATTCACGCTGGCGCGTGATAACCGCATGTCTCTGATCGCGCCTTTGCGTGTGCTTGCCAAAGCTCAGAAGGAAAATGGTTCGCTACTTGTGCCGTGCTCGATCTGCTACAACACGCTTAAACGCGCAAACTACATCTTCAAGGAAGACCCCGAGGCGCTGAAGATTATCAACGAGCACCTGGAAGAGAACTACGACAGCTCGGAAAATATCGTGCACCCGTTCGAATTCCTCCGCGACCACAAAGATCTTTTAAAGGGTCGCGTGAAAAAAGACCTGAAGAACCTGAAGCTTGGATGTTATTACGGCTGCTATCTGCTCCGGCCCCACAAAGAGATCCAGTTCGACGACCCCGAGTCGCCGACCATGATCGAGGAGTTCGTCAGCCAACTGGGCGCGACACCGGTCAGTTTCCCGCTTAAAGTGGAATGCTGCGGGTCTTACCTGATCGTCAATTCACCCGACGCCGCGCTCGAAGCCACCTACCGCATCCTCAAGAACGCGAGGGGAGAGGGCGCTGACGCGATCATCACCTCCTGTCCGCTGTGCCACTACAATCTTGACACCCTTCAGAAAAAGATCGGTCTTAAATACTCCGGGTTCAAAACGATTCCTATCTTTTACTTCAGCCAGATCATGGCGATCGCCCTGGATATTCCAAAGGAGCACTGGGGTCTGGAACAGAATAAAGTTTCGCCAGACGGTTATTTGAAGGAGCATGGACTAGCATGAAAAAAATCGGTGTTTTTATCTGCCATTGCGGCATCAATATTGCCAAGACGGTCAACGTGGAAGCCTTGGCCGAGGAATTGAAAAAATATCCAGGCGTCGTGCATGTCGAAAATTATAAGTACATGTGTTCCGATCCTGGTCAGAATCTCGTTGTCAACGCGATCAAAGATAAAGGTCTGGACGCGGTGGTCGTAGCCGCGTGCTCACCGACTTTGCATGAGAACACCTTCCGGGGTGTTGCGGAACGCGGCGGTTTGAACCGCTACGTGTGCGAAATGGCGAACATCCGGGAACAGTGCTCGTGGGTCCACGAGGATCCCGTGGTCGCAACCCGCAAGGCCGGCATCATCATTAAAACGATTATCGAGAAGGTCCGGCTGAACGAATCACTGGAACCGATCTTCGTCGACGTAACCCGCCGAGCGCTGGTCGTCGGCGCCGGCATCGCCGGTATGCAGACCGCGCTTGATATCGCCAACGCGGGCGTGGAGACTATCTTGATCGACCGTTCTCCGGCGATCGGCGGCCGCATGGCGCAGCTGTCCGAAACGTTCCCGACGCTCGACTGCTCGCAGTGTATCTTGACACCCAGGATGGTCGAGGTCGTGCAGAATCCCAAGATTAAGCTCCTGACCTATTCCGAGATCGAAGAGGTTTCGGGCACCGTGGGTAATTTTAAGGTCAAAGTCCGGAGAAAATCGCCGTATGTCGACTGGGATAAATGCAACGGCTGCGGCGATTGCGACATTGTCTGCCCGGTGCGATTGCCCAATGAATTCGACTGCGACCTTTCCGATCGCAAGGCGATCTACCGCCCGTTCCCGCAGGCGGTCCCCAACCGGTTCACGATCTCCAAGACCGGCCACCCACCGTGCCGTTCCGCCTGTCCCGCTGAAGTTAATGCCCAGGGATACGTGGCCTTGATCCGCGCCGGTAAGTACAAGGAAGCACTGGCACTGGAACGCGAGGACAATCCGTTCGCAAGCGTTTGCGGCCGGGTGTGCAATCACCCCTGCGAATTCGAATGCGTACGGCGCGATGTGGAAGAACCGATCGCGATCGCGTCCCTCAAACGTTTCGCCGCGGATAAAGGCGATTATCCGCTGGAACAAAAAAATCCGACCGGCGACCGGATTGCGGTCATTGGTTCTGGTCCAGCCGGCCTTTCCTGCGCCTATTTTCTCGCCCGTAAGAACTACCGGGTGACGGTATACGAATCCGAAAAGGTGGTTGGTGGTCTTTTAAGCTGGGCAATCCCCAATTTTCGCCTGCCACCGAAGGAACTTCAGAAAGACATCGATTACATCAAGTCATGGGGCGTAGAGATCATGACCGGCGTGAAGGTCGGCACTGATGTTGCCATGAACCAGTTGAAAAAAGAATTCAAGGCGGTTTTCATCGGCACCGGAGCGCATGAGGAATTGAAACTGAATATTGACGGCGAGAAGCTCAAAGGCGTGGAGCATTGCGTGAGCTTCCTGAAGGACGTTAACCTGGGCAATCAGGTCAAGGTAGGTAAGCGTGTGGCGGTGATCGGCGGCGGCAACGCGGCGATCGACTGTGCCCGCGTCGCCAAACGGATGGGCAGCGATCATGTGACGATCCTGTACCGCCGGTCGCGCAACGAAATGCCCGCCAATGCCTGGGAAGTCGAAGAAGCCCTTAAAGAAGACGTTAAGATTGAGTTCCTGGTGGCACCGATACGTATCCTGGGCACGGCGAGTGTGCAGGAGATCGAATGCATCCGCATGGAACTGGGCGCGCCCGATGCCAGCGGCCGGAGAAGGCCGATACCGTTGCCGGGCTCCGAATTCAAGGTTCCGATCGATACCGTGATCGTGGCAATATCCCAGAAACCCACTCTGGAATGGTTGAGCGACGACTATAACCTGACCAGGTGGCAGACGCTGTCGGTGGACGCCGAAACGCTGATGACCAGCGTGCCTGGCGTCTTTGCGGGAGGCGACAATGTCTCCGGACCGGCAACCGTGATCGAAGCTGTGGCCGCCGGTAAGAACGCGGCGCTCGGTATCGACGCCTACGTCAAAGGCACCAAGATCGTGCGCAAAAAATGGCCGGTGGCACGTCCGGATCTCGATGATGTGAAGCTGACGCCCCGACACGCCCGCGCTGAAATGCCGAGGCTTGACAAAGCAAAGCGCGGCGGTTTTGAGGAAGTGGAACTGGGATTCGATGAAAAGACCGCTCAAGCCGAGGCGGATCGCTGCCTGAACTGCGCGCTGTGCAGCGAATGCATGGAGTGCGTCAAGGTCTGTCAGCCCGCTGCCATCGATCACAACCTCGAAGATAGGATCGTGGAATTCGAGGTCGGCGCGATCGTCGCGGCGCCCGGATACGACACCTACGATGCCGATAAACTCAAGGAATACGGCTATGGCACACTGCCGGACGTGATCACATCTCTGCAGTTCGAGCGTCTCCTGAGTGCGTCCGGTCCGACGTCGGGCGAGGTCAAGCGGCCCTCGGATGGCGCGGTCCCCAAACGCGTCGTGTTCATTCAGTGTGCTGGTTCACGGGACAAAGAAAATCATCTTGAATACTGTTCGAAGATATGCTGCATGTACACGGCGAAACACGCGATACTATATCGGCACCGCGTACACGATGGCGAGCCGGTGATATTCTACATCGATGTCCGCACGCCGGGCAAGGGTTTCGAGGAGTTCTATAACCGCGCGACCGACGAAGGCGCCGTCTACATCCGCGGCAAGGTGTCAAAGGTCTACCAGGATAATGGCAAGATCATCGTTTTGGGCGCGGATACGCTGCTGGGTAAAAAGGTCGAGATCGAAGCCGACCTGGTCGTACTCGCAGTCGGCGTCGTTCCCAGTCAGGGCATCGAAGAGCTGGCGCGGAAACTGAAGATCCAGGTTGATACTAACAAATTCCTGTCCGAAGCCCATGCCAAGCTGAGGCCAGTCGAGAGTCTGAACCTCGGCATCTACATCGCAGGCGCAGCCCAAGGACCCAAGGACATTCCCGAAGTCGTGGCGCAGGCGTCTGGCGCAGCGAGCAAAGCCATCGGCATCCTGTCGCAGCCCAAGATCGCCTTCGAACCGACGATCGCCGGCGTCAATACTGATGAGTGCAGCGGCTGTGGCGTCTGCATAACCGTGTGTCCGTTCAACGCGCGAGAAATGGACAAGGAAAAAATGGTGGCGAAAGTCCATGAAGCGTTGTGCCAGGGATGCGGCGCCTGTAGCGCTGCCTGCCCGTCGGGCGCAGCCCAGCACCGAAACCTAACGGATAAACAGGTTGAGAGCATGATCTCCTCAGCCGTGCAGTGACCGGGATCCGAATGCTTGACCATAAGGCCGGCGAAATGAATTCGTGCCGAAAACAGCATTAAGGGGGTTTATGAGAAAATACGAAGCGATGTTCTTGTTCAGTCCAAAAGTGGAAGATGACAAGATCGATAAAGAGATAAAAACCGTGGAGAAAGTGATCGGGGACGTCGGTGAAGGCACGGTGCGCGCGGACTACCTTGGCAAAAAAAACCTTGCATACCCAGTTGCCAAGCAGAATGAAGCGCACTATGTTTGCTACACCTTCGATGCGAAGCCTTCGGCGATCCTCACCATCAAGCAGGAGTTAAAGCACTCGAGCACGATCCTGCGTTCGGTCTTTTTTCTCAAGGAGAACTGATCATGGCACAGCTCCGTTTGGGTTATTTGAACTCGGTTTTGATGATTGGCCGTCTGGTTGCCGATCCTGAACTGCGGTATACGCAGAAAGGCGCGCCGGTATGCGATTTCCGGCTTGCCTGCTCGCGGCGATACAAGAACAAGGAGACCAACGAGGTTCAAGAAGAAACCTTGTTCATCAATGTGGTCGCGTGGCGCCGGCAGGCTGAACTGGTCAATGATTATCTAAAGAAAGGAAGCGCGATCCTGGTCGAAGGAAGACTGCGTTCCCGCCAGTGGGAAACCAATCAGGGCGAAAAGCGTTCAGCGATCGAGGTTGTCGCGCACCGTATCCAATTTTTGGACGCGCCAGCCGGAGGCGGTGCTGGAGGCGGTGCTGGCAGTGGAGCTGAAAGCGGCGGTCAGGCCAGTGAAGGCCATGTTGAGACCGAACCCGAGGCAGATATCAAAGACGAAGCCGAAGGGGATACGCCATTCTGATAAAAATAGCGGATACGGGGCTAAGGGGATATGTGGATATGAGAAATCAGAGAAGCCAAAAAGCCAAATTACTGTAGGGCAGGGCTTTAGCCTTGCGAAAGGGAGAAGATAAGGAATGGCTAGAAAATGTCGTTTTTGCAAAGATAAAGTCACCATTATTGACTATAAGAATATATCGGTTCTCAAAGGCTGTGTTAACGAACGAGGTAAAATACTGCCTGCCCGGATAACCAAACTGTGTTCCTACCATCAAAGGAGACTAACACTAGCAGTAAAGCGAGCGCGGGAAGTGGCACTTTTGCCGTATGAGGTTAAATAAAAAGAGCGAATGGAACGAATGTTAACTAATGAGCCGAATAAGGAAACGGCGGATTTATGCAATCCGCTGTCATTCGCATTATTCGTGGCTCCAAAGGAGCTATTATGAAAGTAATCCTATTGAAGGAACTGGAAAAGCATGGTAAACCGTATGACACGATCGAAGTAAAAAAAGGCTTTGCCCGAAACTATCTTTTCCCCAGAAAGATCGCGATAGAAGCAACTCCTGGGAATATAAAAGGTCTTAAGAAATCACTTGAACGTTTTTCTCAACAAGCCGAGCGGATAAGAAGAAAAAGCATGAGCTTAGCGGAAAAAATTAACACGCTAACATTAAAAACCACGATCAAGATGGGGATCGATGGCAAATCTTTTGGTAGTATAACTTCCCAAAATCTGGTCGATATGGTAAATAAAGAAGAGATCGAGATCAATAAAAAATGGGTATCTCTGGACGAGCCCATAAAACATCCGGGCATCTATGATGTCGAAGTGAACCTGCCGGAAAAAGTCAAGGCGATCTTCAAGCTGGTCGTGGTGGCAGAAGGCGAAGAAGGAGAAACGGAGAAGCAGGGATGAGGAATTAACTCGTAAGAGTTTTATAAAAGCCTTACGGTTTAAGTCCAGGATATGCAAAAATGAAGAGAACTGGATATCAGGGTATCAGTGTTTTCGGTAACGACAATAACGATCTTAACGCTTTAAACGATCCGAACGATTAAGGAGCAGCATGGAAGTAATCGTCAGCGGCGTGATCGAAGACCAGCAACTTAATACGTACGTTGTTCTGCTCAAGGAAAAACATGGTGAAAGGACCCTGCCCATATGGATCGGCGAGAATGAGGCGATGGCGATCGCGGTTGCCCTTGAGGGGATCAAGTCGCCCCGTCCCATGACGCATGATCTTATTAAAATAATCATCGACGCGGTGGAAGCCCGGCTTGTAAAGACCGACATTGTCGACCTCAGCAACGAGACTTATTACGCAAAGATCTACATTGAAACTGACGGCAAGCTCATCGGTATCGATGCCCGACCGTCGGATTCGATTGCGCTGGCCCTGCGGGCGAATTCGATCATTAACGTTCATGACGAGATCATGAACAAAAACGGCGT
This bacterium DNA region includes the following protein-coding sequences:
- the rpsF gene encoding 30S ribosomal protein S6 translates to MRKYEAMFLFSPKVEDDKIDKEIKTVEKVIGDVGEGTVRADYLGKKNLAYPVAKQNEAHYVCYTFDAKPSAILTIKQELKHSSTILRSVFFLKEN
- a CDS encoding 4Fe-4S dicluster domain-containing protein, which gives rise to MDNIKKDKHFIAKIETISNQKINDCYQCGRCTAGCPFAEFMDEPPNRVIRMIQLGMKQDVMNTQGPWFCAACLVCQARCPRGVDIPRLMEAVRTVHLRAKEQILDIDKIDKELLKDAHPIVLMSAMYKFSY
- the ssb gene encoding single-stranded DNA-binding protein, producing MAQLRLGYLNSVLMIGRLVADPELRYTQKGAPVCDFRLACSRRYKNKETNEVQEETLFINVVAWRRQAELVNDYLKKGSAILVEGRLRSRQWETNQGEKRSAIEVVAHRIQFLDAPAGGGAGGGAGSGAESGGQASEGHVETEPEADIKDEAEGDTPF
- the rpsR gene encoding 30S ribosomal protein S18, producing the protein MARKCRFCKDKVTIIDYKNISVLKGCVNERGKILPARITKLCSYHQRRLTLAVKRAREVALLPYEVK
- a CDS encoding FAD-dependent oxidoreductase, with translation MKKIGVFICHCGINIAKTVNVEALAEELKKYPGVVHVENYKYMCSDPGQNLVVNAIKDKGLDAVVVAACSPTLHENTFRGVAERGGLNRYVCEMANIREQCSWVHEDPVVATRKAGIIIKTIIEKVRLNESLEPIFVDVTRRALVVGAGIAGMQTALDIANAGVETILIDRSPAIGGRMAQLSETFPTLDCSQCILTPRMVEVVQNPKIKLLTYSEIEEVSGTVGNFKVKVRRKSPYVDWDKCNGCGDCDIVCPVRLPNEFDCDLSDRKAIYRPFPQAVPNRFTISKTGHPPCRSACPAEVNAQGYVALIRAGKYKEALALEREDNPFASVCGRVCNHPCEFECVRRDVEEPIAIASLKRFAADKGDYPLEQKNPTGDRIAVIGSGPAGLSCAYFLARKNYRVTVYESEKVVGGLLSWAIPNFRLPPKELQKDIDYIKSWGVEIMTGVKVGTDVAMNQLKKEFKAVFIGTGAHEELKLNIDGEKLKGVEHCVSFLKDVNLGNQVKVGKRVAVIGGGNAAIDCARVAKRMGSDHVTILYRRSRNEMPANAWEVEEALKEDVKIEFLVAPIRILGTASVQEIECIRMELGAPDASGRRRPIPLPGSEFKVPIDTVIVAISQKPTLEWLSDDYNLTRWQTLSVDAETLMTSVPGVFAGGDNVSGPATVIEAVAAGKNAALGIDAYVKGTKIVRKKWPVARPDLDDVKLTPRHARAEMPRLDKAKRGGFEEVELGFDEKTAQAEADRCLNCALCSECMECVKVCQPAAIDHNLEDRIVEFEVGAIVAAPGYDTYDADKLKEYGYGTLPDVITSLQFERLLSASGPTSGEVKRPSDGAVPKRVVFIQCAGSRDKENHLEYCSKICCMYTAKHAILYRHRVHDGEPVIFYIDVRTPGKGFEEFYNRATDEGAVYIRGKVSKVYQDNGKIIVLGADTLLGKKVEIEADLVVLAVGVVPSQGIEELARKLKIQVDTNKFLSEAHAKLRPVESLNLGIYIAGAAQGPKDIPEVVAQASGAASKAIGILSQPKIAFEPTIAGVNTDECSGCGVCITVCPFNAREMDKEKMVAKVHEALCQGCGACSAACPSGAAQHRNLTDKQVESMISSAVQ
- a CDS encoding bifunctional nuclease family protein, whose product is MEVIVSGVIEDQQLNTYVVLLKEKHGERTLPIWIGENEAMAIAVALEGIKSPRPMTHDLIKIIIDAVEARLVKTDIVDLSNETYYAKIYIETDGKLIGIDARPSDSIALALRANSIINVHDEIMNKNGVVFQGDTASDEFKRRLRGTKPEEFGKYNLK
- a CDS encoding CoB--CoM heterodisulfide reductase iron-sulfur subunit B family protein gives rise to the protein MKIPYYPGCDLYTKAKPLNTSIKASFKALDVELQELAHWYCCGTTFTLARDNRMSLIAPLRVLAKAQKENGSLLVPCSICYNTLKRANYIFKEDPEALKIINEHLEENYDSSENIVHPFEFLRDHKDLLKGRVKKDLKNLKLGCYYGCYLLRPHKEIQFDDPESPTMIEEFVSQLGATPVSFPLKVECCGSYLIVNSPDAALEATYRILKNARGEGADAIITSCPLCHYNLDTLQKKIGLKYSGFKTIPIFYFSQIMAIALDIPKEHWGLEQNKVSPDGYLKEHGLA
- the rplI gene encoding 50S ribosomal protein L9; this translates as MKVILLKELEKHGKPYDTIEVKKGFARNYLFPRKIAIEATPGNIKGLKKSLERFSQQAERIRRKSMSLAEKINTLTLKTTIKMGIDGKSFGSITSQNLVDMVNKEEIEINKKWVSLDEPIKHPGIYDVEVNLPEKVKAIFKLVVVAEGEEGETEKQG